One genomic window of Blastopirellula retiformator includes the following:
- a CDS encoding zinc ribbon domain-containing protein, whose translation MSERLEKCQNCGALIDEEDLFCGNCGTEAPHREGREADKATMTTLSFDCEGCGASMSYSAKEGTLRCPFCGSEKLKKKKDHKTVAPQAAIPFAVDRSQAESLMRDALKKGYWRPSDLSTAAIIEKITPIYVPFWVFQAKVFSNWTADTSDLPFGSTGDWRPVSGQHQAEYRGLLVGASGALTPHETDAIGPFRLDAAAEPASVDFDSFTVEDFKVSRKYARPYARNGLEELERQACDAEYVPPRSRNVKVNMRIQDMSSEPMLLPIWIMAYRYKDKVYRFLINGQTSKTFGQAPVSYAKIGVAVAATVGVALAVLAAMAICAGLAGR comes from the coding sequence ATGAGCGAACGACTCGAAAAATGCCAGAACTGCGGCGCCCTGATTGACGAAGAGGATCTCTTCTGCGGGAACTGCGGAACCGAAGCGCCCCATCGTGAAGGACGCGAAGCGGACAAGGCGACGATGACGACCCTCAGCTTTGACTGCGAGGGATGCGGCGCTTCGATGAGCTATTCGGCCAAAGAGGGAACGCTCCGCTGTCCGTTTTGCGGCAGTGAGAAGCTCAAGAAAAAGAAGGATCACAAAACGGTCGCTCCGCAAGCGGCGATTCCGTTTGCGGTCGATCGATCGCAGGCGGAAAGCCTGATGCGGGACGCGCTCAAGAAGGGGTATTGGCGCCCCAGCGACTTGTCGACCGCCGCCATCATCGAGAAGATTACGCCGATCTACGTGCCGTTTTGGGTTTTTCAGGCGAAGGTTTTCAGCAACTGGACCGCCGACACGTCGGACTTGCCGTTTGGCTCGACCGGCGATTGGCGGCCCGTCTCGGGACAGCATCAAGCCGAATACCGTGGTTTGCTGGTTGGGGCGAGCGGCGCACTGACGCCGCATGAGACCGATGCGATCGGGCCGTTTCGCCTGGATGCGGCGGCTGAACCGGCCTCGGTCGATTTCGACTCGTTCACGGTCGAGGATTTTAAGGTGTCGCGAAAGTACGCGCGACCCTACGCCCGCAACGGACTGGAGGAGCTCGAGCGTCAGGCCTGCGACGCCGAATATGTTCCTCCCCGCAGTCGGAACGTCAAAGTGAACATGCGGATCCAGGACATGTCGAGCGAGCCGATGTTGCTGCCGATCTGGATCATGGCCTACCGCTACAAGGACAAGGTCTATCGCTTTCTGATCAACGGGCAAACCAGCAAGACCTTCGGTCAGGCTCCGGTTTCTTACGCCAAGATCGGGGTCGCCGTGGCGGCGACGGTCGGCGTTGCGTTGGCCGTACTGGCGGCGATGGCCATTTGTGCTGGACTTGCCGGACGGTAA